The following are encoded together in the Deltaproteobacteria bacterium genome:
- the pyk gene encoding pyruvate kinase: MRKTKIVCTIGPSSAKESVIEAMIENGMNVARLNFSHGEHKDHEEKITMIRRISAKIGAPVAILQDLAGPKIRVGSIPEPGVLLEAGQDFILTARDIAGTREMVSVSYPDLPREVKAGDRLLLADGLMELVVVNTNAAEIQCRVITGGILTSHKGINLPTGTIKAPSLTDKDREDLIFGLEHDVDYIALSFVKTADDIKAVKDIIRQKGMNTPVIAKIEKHEALDHLEDIVDVSDGIMVARGDLGVEIPLEEVPLIQKRLIRKANASGKPVITATQMLRSMVTSPRPTRAEAADVVNAVLDGTDAVMLSEETASGDYPVEAVGIMHRLAVNAEAGFPYESYLNVIPGKDIAQSVAHASCILADHLDAKAIVTYTTTGLTAMHISRFRPKHPVITLSADVRTVRRLTLFWGCRPCLINAPLGTDDMIEGAALETGEVSHGDLVVIVAGHPLLVAGATNTLRVKIL; this comes from the coding sequence ATGAGAAAAACCAAAATAGTCTGTACCATTGGGCCTTCCAGTGCAAAAGAATCTGTCATTGAAGCGATGATAGAAAACGGCATGAATGTGGCCCGGCTCAATTTTTCCCACGGTGAACACAAGGATCATGAAGAGAAGATAACGATGATCCGGCGTATATCCGCAAAGATCGGCGCCCCGGTAGCTATCCTGCAGGACCTCGCAGGGCCAAAAATCAGGGTAGGTTCTATTCCTGAACCAGGCGTGCTGCTTGAAGCCGGACAGGATTTTATACTTACTGCCCGTGATATTGCGGGTACCCGTGAGATGGTTTCCGTCTCTTACCCGGATCTTCCCAGAGAGGTAAAAGCCGGAGACAGGCTTCTCCTTGCAGATGGTTTGATGGAACTTGTGGTTGTGAACACAAACGCCGCCGAGATTCAGTGCAGAGTCATCACGGGCGGTATACTTACTTCTCACAAGGGGATCAACCTGCCGACAGGGACAATAAAGGCTCCGTCCCTCACCGATAAAGACCGGGAAGACCTCATCTTTGGCTTGGAACATGATGTAGATTATATCGCGTTATCATTTGTGAAGACAGCGGATGATATCAAGGCAGTCAAAGACATCATCCGGCAAAAAGGGATGAACACTCCAGTCATTGCCAAGATCGAGAAGCATGAGGCCCTTGACCATTTAGAAGATATCGTGGATGTCTCAGACGGCATTATGGTGGCCCGTGGCGACCTGGGTGTGGAAATACCGCTGGAGGAAGTGCCGCTCATTCAAAAAAGACTTATCCGGAAGGCGAACGCATCGGGCAAACCGGTCATTACGGCAACCCAGATGCTCCGTTCCATGGTCACTTCCCCCCGGCCAACCCGTGCCGAAGCGGCGGATGTTGTAAACGCCGTTCTTGACGGTACCGACGCGGTAATGCTGTCCGAAGAAACGGCTTCAGGCGATTATCCCGTTGAAGCCGTCGGAATTATGCACCGCCTTGCCGTAAATGCGGAAGCGGGATTTCCCTATGAATCATATCTCAATGTTATTCCCGGAAAAGACATCGCCCAATCCGTCGCCCATGCCTCCTGTATCCTGGCCGATCACCTCGACGCTAAAGCCATTGTAACCTATACCACGACAGGGCTGACAGCCATGCACATATCACGCTTCAGGCCGAAACACCCCGTAATCACTCTGTCTGCCGATGTTAGGACGGTGCGCAGGTTGACCCTCTTCTGGGGTTGTCGACCCTGTCTGATCAACGCTCCCCTGGGTACGGATGACATGATTGAGGGGGCAGCACTGGAAACGGGCGAGGTATCCCATGGGGACCTAGTGGTTATCGTTGCCGGCCACCCGCTGCTTGTGGCCGGCGCCACCAATACGCTGCGGGTAAAGATACTTTGA
- a CDS encoding enoyl-CoA hydratase, translating to MDYRLIQFDQRNALGTITLNHPEKRNALSLSMLKELNDLLEKLKKNNDVKVVIVRGAGKIFSSGHDLSEMINRGLTDYTEVFHTCSTFMQKIQDMPQPFIAQVHGIATAAGCQLVAACDLAIAEEGALFGTPGVRLGIFCSTPAIPLVRAVGRKRALEMLFTGRMISAKEAERFGLVNRVVPFEKLEGETKAMAETIAEASSLTLRIGKGAFYAQVNLNDAQAYDLGNEVMVNNLFAEDAKEGISAFIEKRKPLWMGK from the coding sequence ATGGACTACAGGCTTATACAATTTGATCAGAGGAACGCTCTAGGGACCATCACATTAAATCATCCGGAAAAAAGAAATGCTCTTTCTCTTTCCATGCTGAAAGAACTCAATGATCTTTTAGAAAAACTCAAGAAAAACAATGATGTAAAAGTTGTCATTGTCAGAGGCGCGGGTAAGATTTTTTCGTCCGGTCACGACCTTTCGGAAATGATCAATCGGGGACTGACGGATTACACGGAGGTTTTTCATACGTGCAGCACTTTCATGCAGAAAATACAGGATATGCCGCAACCCTTTATCGCACAGGTGCACGGCATAGCCACTGCCGCCGGATGTCAGTTGGTAGCTGCATGTGACCTTGCTATTGCGGAGGAAGGGGCTCTTTTTGGGACTCCCGGTGTCAGGCTCGGTATCTTCTGCTCGACTCCGGCGATTCCCTTAGTCCGTGCTGTGGGAAGAAAACGTGCCCTGGAAATGCTCTTTACGGGACGAATGATTTCAGCAAAGGAAGCGGAACGGTTCGGTCTTGTAAACAGGGTTGTCCCCTTTGAGAAACTGGAAGGAGAAACAAAAGCGATGGCGGAAACAATTGCCGAGGCCAGTTCGTTAACGCTCCGGATCGGTAAAGGGGCTTTTTATGCCCAGGTGAACCTGAACGATGCCCAGGCATATGATCTCGGCAATGAAGTGATGGTAAACAATCTCTTTGCGGAAGATGCCAAAGAGGGCATTAGTGCCTTTATCGAGAAACGTAAACCCTTATGGATGGGGAAATAA
- a CDS encoding AAA family ATPase — protein MYYDYWGLKKPPFDNVPDPTMYAECHASMENAIAETLFAIEEGNECIAVIVGDVGLGKTLSLRIIIDSLDHEKYKITLVTNPDMSFIELVREIVGQLTGKQCEERRKINLLEIFNKILFETMDEGKKVLIFVDEANAISPANLESLRLLTNMQDDQRNLFTIVLAGQLELARRLEHPKRANLLQRIGTFSRIDKIESEDLVRAYVETRLKLAGGSTPVFTDEAYGFLWEYSEHGVPRLINKICKLSLKAGETNQFNQISGEVVRQISERFRHLAGPAVQKRKPRKRPESKALAEPVEEETIQVSVDPEILSIEPFMDRRHPAEPYETAKAEPEVKVEKPEPVAEVPKPVAEAFVAVQVPEPPAEATGAAETPKPLPEAPSIKKDILEEMEIGGVKVTINIPYHIVEQAQSSTHEHRIKVAGALAAQVLKKYPELTSTPSGDPISIWSDIREFVANRLK, from the coding sequence ATGTATTACGATTATTGGGGTCTCAAAAAACCGCCTTTTGATAATGTTCCTGATCCGACGATGTATGCCGAATGTCATGCTTCAATGGAGAATGCCATTGCCGAGACTCTGTTTGCCATAGAGGAAGGGAATGAATGTATTGCGGTAATTGTAGGTGATGTTGGGCTCGGAAAAACCTTGTCTCTTCGAATAATTATCGATTCTCTGGATCATGAGAAATACAAAATTACATTGGTTACCAATCCCGATATGTCTTTTATTGAGCTTGTAAGGGAAATCGTCGGTCAACTCACCGGAAAGCAGTGTGAAGAAAGAAGAAAGATTAATCTGCTGGAAATATTTAACAAAATTTTGTTCGAGACGATGGATGAAGGGAAGAAGGTTTTGATATTTGTTGATGAGGCAAATGCAATCTCTCCCGCTAATTTAGAAAGCCTGAGATTACTGACAAATATGCAGGACGATCAGAGGAATTTATTTACCATCGTGCTTGCGGGGCAGCTTGAACTGGCTCGAAGATTGGAACATCCCAAGCGTGCGAACCTCTTACAGCGGATCGGAACATTCAGCAGGATTGATAAAATAGAATCTGAGGATTTAGTAAGGGCTTATGTTGAAACCCGGCTGAAGCTTGCGGGAGGATCGACGCCCGTTTTTACCGACGAGGCGTACGGCTTTTTATGGGAGTACTCTGAACATGGTGTACCCCGCCTGATCAATAAGATATGTAAATTGTCATTAAAGGCAGGTGAAACAAATCAATTCAATCAAATTTCCGGTGAGGTTGTTCGCCAAATCAGTGAGCGCTTTCGGCACCTTGCCGGACCCGCCGTCCAGAAAAGAAAACCAAGAAAAAGGCCCGAGAGTAAAGCCTTGGCGGAACCAGTTGAGGAAGAAACAATACAGGTTTCAGTCGATCCTGAAATTCTTTCGATAGAACCTTTTATGGATCGACGCCATCCCGCGGAGCCCTATGAGACAGCGAAGGCGGAGCCGGAAGTGAAAGTGGAAAAACCAGAACCGGTTGCCGAAGTACCCAAACCGGTCGCAGAAGCTTTCGTGGCAGTGCAAGTACCAGAACCTCCGGCAGAAGCGACAGGAGCTGCGGAAACACCAAAACCTCTTCCCGAAGCGCCTTCGATTAAAAAGGATATTTTGGAAGAAATGGAGATAGGAGGGGTAAAGGTTACAATAAATATTCCCTATCACATCGTTGAACAGGCACAGTCGTCTACTCATGAGCATCGGATTAAGGTAGCTGGGGCTCTGGCAGCGCAGGTTCTGAAAAAATATCCGGAACTGACATCGACACCGTCAGGTGATCCGATTTCCATATGGAGTGATATTCGGGAATTCGTTGCAAATAGACTCAAATAA
- a CDS encoding helix-turn-helix domain-containing protein, with the protein MEKISIVKRRKKGALEPGGEEHFQIIGTQGLQEQDLIEIPSSALKQSPGNVEKETLTLAESGGDINETISINLTPEQYELVKSSQYIKYFLDGESSGVSLDMQKQRDGDIVFNFQFKKVDTVKMLKPGHVCQMLLISRSSLMNLVKSNKMRSYKIGRLRRFLLQDILDYLSRSEELFKSPEV; encoded by the coding sequence ATGGAAAAGATTTCTATTGTTAAAAGGAGAAAGAAGGGCGCTTTGGAGCCTGGTGGAGAAGAACATTTTCAAATTATTGGTACTCAAGGACTGCAGGAACAGGATTTGATAGAAATTCCATCCAGCGCATTGAAACAAAGTCCCGGTAATGTGGAAAAAGAAACATTAACACTTGCGGAATCCGGTGGGGATATTAATGAGACGATTTCTATTAATTTGACTCCCGAGCAGTATGAACTCGTTAAGTCAAGTCAATATATAAAATATTTCCTGGACGGCGAGTCGAGTGGTGTTTCTTTAGATATGCAAAAGCAGAGAGATGGGGATATTGTTTTCAATTTCCAGTTCAAAAAAGTAGATACTGTCAAAATGCTCAAGCCGGGGCACGTTTGTCAGATGCTTCTGATCAGCAGGAGTTCACTCATGAATCTCGTCAAGTCGAATAAGATGAGAAGCTATAAGATTGGCAGACTAAGGCGTTTCTTATTGCAGGATATTCTTGATTATCTCTCAAGGAGTGAAGAGTTATTTAAAAGTCCTGAGGTATAA
- a CDS encoding peptide-binding protein gives MRIIKYVILLIIVPIALWGCSQKEQGTAAGNLSDSGPAYGDIVVSGSIGDASNLIPLLSSDSTSHEISSMVFNGLVKYDKNLNIVGDLAESWELSKGGLVITFRLRKGITWHDGRLFTAQDVLFTYQVTIDPKTPTAYSGDFLKVKKAEVLDDCTFRVTYDKPFAPALMSWGSAILPKHLLAGKDITASPLARHPIGTGPYMFKEWVPGQKIVLISNPDYFEGRPYIDGNIMRIIPDTATMFLELRANGIDRMNLTPLQYTRQTENNLFRNNYNKYRYLSFSYTYLGYNLINPLFSDKRVRQAIAYGINKDEIIQGILLGLGKAATGPYKPGTWVYNPNVKTYSYDPRKARELLAEAGWKDTNGDGILEKDGQPFVFEIITNQGNDIRAKCAEIIQRHLAELGIKVKIRVLEWAAFVNDFINKRRFDATILGWTIPLDPDIYDVWHSSKTGAQELNFISYKNEEVDKLIEKGRGTFDQQERKKYYDRIQEILAEEQPYTFLYVPDALPIVHARFRGIEPAPLGIGHNFIKWYVSKEEQKLVMTR, from the coding sequence ATGAGGATTATAAAATATGTCATTCTCTTAATTATTGTTCCTATTGCGTTATGGGGTTGCAGCCAGAAGGAACAGGGCACCGCCGCCGGAAACCTTTCCGACTCGGGACCTGCCTATGGGGACATTGTCGTTTCTGGTTCCATAGGAGACGCCAGTAACTTAATTCCCCTCCTCTCCTCGGACAGCACATCCCATGAAATTTCTTCCATGGTTTTCAACGGCCTCGTCAAGTATGACAAAAACCTCAATATTGTCGGTGATCTTGCCGAATCATGGGAGTTGTCGAAAGGTGGGCTGGTGATTACCTTCCGCCTGAGAAAGGGTATTACATGGCATGACGGTCGTCTCTTTACCGCCCAAGACGTCCTCTTTACGTATCAGGTTACAATAGACCCTAAAACCCCCACCGCATATTCCGGTGACTTTCTCAAGGTCAAGAAGGCGGAAGTCCTTGATGACTGCACCTTCCGGGTTACCTATGATAAACCGTTCGCCCCCGCCCTCATGAGTTGGGGGAGCGCCATTCTTCCCAAACATCTTCTTGCGGGCAAAGATATTACAGCATCCCCCCTGGCGCGTCACCCCATAGGCACCGGGCCGTACATGTTCAAAGAGTGGGTTCCCGGCCAGAAGATTGTCCTCATCTCCAACCCGGACTATTTTGAAGGGCGACCGTATATTGATGGCAATATCATGCGCATCATTCCCGATACGGCCACCATGTTTTTAGAATTGCGCGCAAACGGCATCGACCGGATGAATCTGACACCCCTTCAGTACACAAGGCAAACGGAAAACAATTTGTTTCGCAATAATTACAACAAGTATCGGTATCTTTCCTTTTCCTATACCTACCTTGGCTACAATCTGATAAACCCCTTGTTTTCGGACAAACGGGTGCGGCAGGCCATCGCGTATGGGATTAACAAGGATGAGATTATTCAGGGTATTCTCCTGGGATTAGGAAAGGCGGCTACAGGCCCCTACAAGCCCGGCACCTGGGTCTATAATCCCAATGTCAAAACGTATTCATACGATCCCCGGAAGGCGAGGGAACTTCTTGCAGAAGCGGGATGGAAAGACACAAACGGTGATGGTATTCTGGAAAAGGATGGCCAGCCCTTTGTTTTTGAGATAATCACGAATCAGGGGAACGATATCCGGGCAAAGTGTGCCGAGATTATTCAGAGGCATCTTGCCGAACTGGGTATTAAGGTGAAAATCAGGGTCCTCGAATGGGCAGCTTTTGTTAATGATTTTATTAACAAGCGGCGTTTTGACGCGACGATCCTCGGATGGACGATACCTCTTGATCCCGACATATATGATGTCTGGCATTCGAGTAAGACGGGGGCGCAGGAACTGAACTTCATATCCTACAAAAACGAAGAGGTTGATAAACTGATAGAAAAGGGAAGGGGCACGTTCGACCAGCAAGAAAGAAAAAAATATTATGACAGGATCCAGGAGATATTGGCTGAGGAACAACCCTATACATTCCTCTATGTTCCCGATGCCTTGCCCATAGTTCATGCACGATTTCGCGGCATTGAACCGGCGCCTCTGGGGATCGGACACAATTTCATCAAGTGGTATGTTTCTAAAGAAGAACAAAAACTGGTCATGACGAGATAA
- a CDS encoding tetratricopeptide repeat protein, giving the protein MDQKNSARGWFMEGCRYDLRDPQSDKAIEAYKKSVVLDPTFTAAYVNLGFIYLQRDDYEWALICLQRVTELEPNNPEAYNNLGYVYEKMGRLGSARQMYEQALSLNPENVEAIFNLGHIAELEGDYHGAVQQYKKAIEVDPNAESPRFFLALLYDHHDMFDEAMQEYQGVLERNPSHEKALLNLGNLYVQLGDFKKSIGFFERLLAFDPNNAEAWNNLGSIYESTEQYEEAINAYQKSLTLNPFQEEANVNLAQIQFQQYRLNQDGVKKEDIIRRLNFVLSINPQKTRAQHLLEELTKENM; this is encoded by the coding sequence ATGGATCAAAAAAATTCCGCAAGAGGATGGTTCATGGAAGGATGCAGGTATGACCTTCGTGATCCACAATCCGACAAAGCAATAGAAGCCTACAAAAAAAGTGTTGTCCTTGATCCGACATTTACTGCTGCATATGTGAATCTGGGGTTTATTTATCTCCAGAGAGATGATTACGAATGGGCCCTGATATGTTTACAAAGGGTGACTGAACTGGAACCGAACAATCCTGAGGCGTATAACAACCTTGGCTATGTCTACGAAAAAATGGGGAGACTGGGAAGCGCAAGGCAAATGTACGAACAGGCGTTATCACTGAATCCGGAAAACGTTGAAGCGATATTTAATTTAGGACACATCGCCGAATTGGAGGGAGACTATCACGGCGCCGTTCAGCAGTACAAAAAAGCCATTGAAGTAGACCCTAATGCTGAGTCACCCCGTTTTTTCTTGGCCCTACTCTACGACCATCACGATATGTTTGACGAAGCAATGCAGGAATATCAAGGTGTCTTGGAAAGAAATCCCTCCCATGAAAAGGCCCTCTTAAATCTGGGAAATCTTTACGTCCAGTTAGGCGACTTCAAAAAAAGCATCGGATTCTTTGAACGCTTACTGGCGTTTGACCCTAATAATGCGGAAGCATGGAATAACCTTGGCTCTATTTACGAAAGCACTGAGCAGTATGAGGAAGCAATCAATGCCTATCAAAAATCCCTTACATTAAATCCTTTTCAGGAAGAAGCCAACGTTAATCTCGCGCAAATTCAGTTCCAGCAGTATCGTTTAAACCAGGATGGCGTAAAAAAAGAGGATATTATTCGTAGACTTAACTTCGTTCTTTCCATAAATCCACAAAAGACAAGAGCGCAACACCTCCTGGAGGAACTTACAAAGGAAAACATGTAG
- a CDS encoding cyclic nucleotide-binding domain-containing protein, with product MDKETLKDNIELVQQLKSLPVLQFFGKEDLKKILRFSKLKRYKPGEVIIEEGSIDKWVYFLISGKANVIKHGEEINVFQRTGDIFGEMCIIDGGPRSASVSAVDDVVCLATDVSFVDNLVADDQIAFCAIFYQIVAEVLARRLRETSEELVQEQIMKEILSNRLKEAKEELIRVKEEISRLKK from the coding sequence ATGGACAAAGAAACGTTAAAAGACAATATCGAATTGGTCCAGCAGCTGAAGAGCCTTCCTGTATTACAATTCTTCGGCAAAGAAGACCTTAAAAAGATTCTCCGTTTCAGCAAGTTGAAAAGGTATAAGCCGGGCGAAGTGATTATAGAGGAGGGCAGCATCGACAAATGGGTTTATTTCCTCATATCCGGAAAAGCAAATGTCATAAAGCACGGTGAAGAAATTAATGTATTTCAACGGACCGGTGATATTTTTGGCGAGATGTGCATCATAGATGGAGGTCCACGGTCTGCTTCAGTAAGCGCCGTCGACGATGTCGTTTGCCTGGCAACTGACGTTTCTTTTGTTGACAATCTTGTCGCGGACGACCAAATCGCCTTCTGCGCAATATTTTACCAGATTGTAGCCGAAGTTCTGGCACGCCGATTAAGAGAAACAAGCGAAGAACTTGTGCAGGAACAGATCATGAAGGAGATTCTATCGAACCGGTTAAAAGAAGCGAAAGAAGAACTCATACGTGTAAAAGAGGAGATTTCAAGGCTGAAAAAGTGA
- the ahbC gene encoding 12,18-didecarboxysiroheme deacetylase encodes MISISRLYCGQAETMDALRYGSEKHKRPVVVWNMTRRCNLKCIHCYSSSRNIRYRNELTTDEGKKLISDLAAFGSPVILFSGGEPLMREDLPELVKYAVDRGIRAVISTNGTLLTKKTAETLKKTGISYAGVSLDGMQKSHDRFRGVEGAFDMTLKGIRTCRDEGIKVGIRFTINRKNFSDIPALFELIEKENIPRACFYHLVYSGRGSLLIDEDLSHGETRKVVDLIMDRTRDLFERGKPKELLTVDNHADGPYVYMRLSREDPARAAEALSLLMVNEGNSSGNGIGCVSWDGEVYADQFWRGISFGNVRKRPFSEIWVDTSNELIVRLKDKKKYVTGRCSTCRWLDICGGNFRARAEAVTGDIWAPDPACYLTEREIAQ; translated from the coding sequence ATGATAAGTATCTCAAGACTATACTGCGGCCAGGCAGAAACCATGGATGCGCTCCGCTATGGAAGCGAAAAGCATAAACGGCCGGTGGTCGTCTGGAACATGACGAGAAGATGTAATCTTAAGTGCATACACTGCTACTCCAGCTCCCGGAACATCAGATATAGGAACGAATTGACCACGGATGAGGGGAAGAAACTGATATCCGATCTTGCCGCCTTCGGATCTCCCGTTATTCTTTTTTCCGGCGGCGAGCCGTTGATGAGAGAAGATCTCCCCGAACTGGTAAAGTACGCCGTGGATCGGGGCATAAGAGCCGTCATATCAACCAATGGAACATTATTGACAAAAAAAACCGCGGAAACCTTAAAAAAGACCGGTATTTCTTATGCAGGTGTAAGCCTTGACGGGATGCAAAAGAGCCATGACCGGTTCAGGGGCGTCGAGGGAGCCTTTGACATGACCCTGAAGGGAATCAGAACCTGCCGGGATGAAGGAATCAAGGTAGGTATCCGTTTTACCATAAACAGGAAAAATTTTTCCGATATTCCTGCCCTTTTTGAACTCATCGAAAAGGAAAATATACCCCGTGCATGTTTTTATCATCTGGTCTACTCAGGGCGTGGGTCTCTATTGATTGATGAAGACCTTTCTCACGGAGAAACCCGGAAGGTTGTTGATCTCATTATGGACAGGACCCGTGATCTTTTTGAACGGGGCAAACCCAAAGAATTGCTTACCGTGGATAACCATGCCGACGGACCATACGTCTATATGCGTCTGTCGAGGGAAGATCCCGCGAGGGCAGCGGAGGCTTTGTCTCTCCTCATGGTAAATGAGGGTAATAGTTCCGGAAACGGTATCGGCTGTGTGAGCTGGGATGGTGAAGTATATGCCGATCAGTTCTGGAGGGGTATATCATTCGGCAATGTGAGAAAACGTCCTTTCAGCGAGATATGGGTGGATACATCAAATGAGTTGATAGTTCGGCTGAAAGATAAAAAGAAATATGTAACGGGAAGATGTTCCACATGCCGGTGGCTCGATATATGCGGTGGAAATTTTCGGGCCAGAGCAGAGGCAGTCACGGGAGATATATGGGCGCCTGACCCCGCATGTTATCTTACGGAAAGGGAAATAGCTCAATAA
- a CDS encoding YihY family inner membrane protein: protein MKQKYHHLKYHMERPHLLFATIWDILWNAIKNYQNNGNVNQAAAISLYAILSFIPLFILTLLLANYIFGSHPNIQKELIEAIREFHPYFSESLLGQLGQIEQKKRVLGWVGIISLVWFSAMIFSAIETAMNIIFRSRKNRNYIVSKLLAISMIPMGWAVGVISVGITYISTILAKQPLLSGKEFIILPFLHGALFRFVLPYLLTVAFFTLVYKITPTIKVSLGSAITGAAIFSALMEIAKHFFTWYVTNYTRYNVIFGSLETVVILVIWVFYMALILLFCAELISSHRRRNLILLEKAFLKPRKKVMRIEERMFKKFGRMYTKGAYIFREGDTGQEMYYILTGNVRVEKSAGQVKKVLAEMGPGEYFGEMAALIEAPRTASALATEDSNVAVIDGNTFRNLLQESGDVSLFMLKEFSNRIKHTNLALEELTRSWIRLIAVLYFLNEWPLPPDRNPVEELCRYTRKEPGEIQQVLKDLKDQDVINIRDGQISEFRKDRAWDLLNTQVFFTERRSERREVGIHI, encoded by the coding sequence ATGAAACAGAAATATCATCACTTGAAATATCATATGGAACGGCCTCATCTTCTCTTCGCCACCATATGGGATATCCTGTGGAATGCGATCAAAAATTACCAGAATAACGGTAATGTTAATCAAGCTGCGGCTATTTCTCTCTACGCGATTCTTTCTTTTATTCCCCTGTTTATATTAACCCTGCTGTTGGCAAACTACATTTTTGGTTCTCACCCGAATATCCAGAAAGAGCTTATCGAAGCGATCCGGGAGTTTCATCCATACTTCTCAGAATCCCTGCTTGGCCAACTGGGCCAGATCGAGCAAAAAAAACGTGTTCTTGGCTGGGTCGGAATCATCAGTCTTGTATGGTTTTCCGCAATGATTTTCAGCGCCATCGAGACCGCCATGAATATTATTTTCCGCTCAAGAAAAAACCGAAACTATATTGTCTCCAAGCTCCTCGCAATTTCCATGATTCCTATGGGGTGGGCTGTCGGCGTTATTAGTGTGGGAATTACCTATATCTCAACAATCCTTGCAAAACAACCCTTGCTTTCCGGTAAAGAGTTCATAATCCTTCCTTTCTTACACGGTGCTCTGTTTCGCTTTGTTTTGCCTTACCTGCTGACAGTGGCATTTTTTACGCTTGTTTATAAAATCACCCCCACCATAAAGGTCAGCCTGGGCAGTGCAATCACGGGCGCCGCTATCTTTTCAGCATTAATGGAAATTGCGAAACACTTTTTCACCTGGTATGTGACCAATTATACACGATATAATGTGATATTCGGTTCTCTGGAAACCGTGGTCATCCTCGTGATCTGGGTTTTCTATATGGCATTGATCCTCCTCTTCTGTGCGGAGCTCATTTCTTCTCACCGGAGAAGAAATCTAATCCTCCTTGAAAAGGCTTTTTTGAAGCCCAGAAAAAAAGTTATGAGAATCGAAGAACGCATGTTTAAAAAATTCGGACGTATGTACACCAAAGGCGCCTATATTTTCAGAGAGGGGGACACCGGACAGGAAATGTACTATATCCTCACGGGTAATGTGCGGGTGGAGAAAAGCGCCGGCCAGGTAAAAAAGGTCCTGGCCGAAATGGGGCCGGGGGAGTACTTTGGAGAAATGGCTGCGTTGATTGAAGCACCGCGTACCGCTTCAGCGCTAGCCACGGAAGACAGCAATGTGGCCGTCATTGACGGGAACACCTTTCGCAATCTGCTGCAAGAAAGCGGTGATGTGTCCCTTTTTATGCTCAAAGAATTTTCGAACAGGATCAAACATACAAATCTCGCACTTGAAGAACTTACCCGATCCTGGATCAGGTTGATTGCTGTTCTCTATTTTCTCAATGAATGGCCGCTCCCGCCCGACCGGAATCCCGTGGAGGAACTATGCCGGTACACCAGAAAAGAACCCGGAGAAATTCAACAGGTACTGAAGGATCTCAAAGATCAGGACGTCATAAACATCCGTGACGGGCAGATTTCCGAATTCAGGAAGGACCGTGCCTGGGATTTGCTGAATACGCAGGTTTTCTTCACAGAAAGACGCTCAGAGAGACGAGAGGTGGGCATTCACATATAG